AAGATCACCCTTGGTGATCAGCACCAGGCGATAGGCACCGGCGAGCCTTTCGACCGTCTCACGGGCATGCGGCAGCGGCTCGATCGGGTGACTGAGCATGTCCCGGCCCGCGGCCAGTATTTCCGCAATTGTCGAGGCTGGAACTCGACCTTCGGTAACCTCGATCGCCGTTTCTATCATCGACAGCGTGAAACTCTTTATGCCGAAGCCATAGAGGCCGAGATTGCGCCTTGCGGCTTCAAGCAAGCTTGCCGAGACTTGGCCTGCCTCGCCGTGTTCGGCAAGCATGGCGACAAAGCGCTGCTCGGTCATGCGGAAGAACTGCTCGTTCTGCCACAGCGTGTCGTCGGCATCGAAGCCGATCGTCGTCAAATGGGGGACGGACATAAGTGGACACCGTTCCTTGCAAGCGGGTGGTGTAGACGTTGTTGCACCGCGCCGCCAGTCTGAAGATGGTTACCCGCCCGAGGCCACTTAGTGCACGTCGCCCAAAGGTGCGCAGCGGTTTTGGGAGAGCTTAACGCGCGTCGCTCGAATCCGTTTCGACGCGACGCGCCTTGGCGGCCTCCCCTTCCCTTCCCCCGTGACGCCCGGCTATACTTCGAAATCCGCAACACAATCTGGTGAATGATGCCGCCTGAAAAAAAGGAAGTCCGTCCGTCGAGCCGGGGGGGACGCGCCCGCACGCCTGCCTTCCTGAAAAACGAACGCGGTGTGAAGAATTGGAAGGAAGCCAGCGCCTGGCTGGAATGGCGCGGCATCGAGGACATCGAATGCATCACGCCGGACCAGGCCGGCGTCGCCCGCGGCAAGATGATGCCGTCGAAGAAATTCACCTCCAACACTTCGCTGGCGCTGCCTTCGGCGGTGTTCATGACGACGATTTCCGGCGGCTACCCGGAAGACGGCAACGGCTTCCACTATCCGGAGGATGACGGCGACCTGAAGCTGCTTCCCGATCTGTCGACGCTGACCGTGGTGCCTTGGGAAGAGGATCCGACCGCGGCCGTGATCTGCGACCTCGTCCACCAGGATGGCCGGTCCGTCGAGTTCACGCCGCGCAACGTGCTGAAGCGCGTGCTGGCCGCCTATGACGACCGTGGCCTGAGGCCGGTGGTGGCGCCCGAGATCGAGTTCTACCTGGTGCGCAAGAACCCCGACCCGGACTATCCGCTGACGCCGCCCGTCGGGCGCTCGGGGCGGCCGATCGGCGGCGGCGCCGGCTACTCGATCGCCGGCGTCAACGAGTTCGACGAGCTGATCGACGACATCTATCATTTCTCCGAGCGCCAGGGCCTGGAGATCGACACGCTGATCCACGAGGAAGGCGCCGGCCAGCTCGAGATCAACCTGCGCCACGGCAACCCGATCGAGCTCGCCGACCAGGTGTTCATGTTCAAGCGCACGATCCGCGAGGCGGCGCTGAAGCATGAGATCTACGCCACCTTCATGGCCAAACCGATCCAGGGGCAGCCGGGCTCGGCCATGCACATTCACCAGTCGGTGGTCGACAAGAAGACCGGCAGGAACATCTTCTCGGCCGAGGACGGTTCCGAGACAGACGCATTCTTCCATTTCATCGGCGGCATGCAGAAGCATGTGCCGAACGCGCTGGTGATGTTCGCGCCTTACGTCAATTCCTACCGCCGGCTGACGCAGGCGGCCTCCGCGCCGGTCAACACCAAGTGGGGCTACGACAACCGCACGACGGCCTTCCGCGTGCCGCGATCCGACCCCGCGGCGCGGCGCGTCGAAAACCGCATCCCGTCGTCCGACGCCAACCCCTATCTGGCGCTCGCCGCCTCACTCGCCTGCGGGCTGATCGGCATGACGCACAAGGAAAAGGCTTCGGCGCCAGTGCTCACCACCGCCAACGAGGACGAGATCGACCTGCCGCGCAACCTTCTCGAGGCCGTCGACCTGTTCGAAAGCGACAAGGAACTCGGCGCCATCCTCGGAAAATCCTTCGCCGCAACTTACGCGGCGATCAAACGAGCGGAATTCGAGACCTTCATGGAAGTGATCAGCCCGTGGGAGCGGGAGTATCTGCTGCTGAATGTTTAGGGGGAATAGGGGAGTAGGGGAGTAGGGGAACGAATGGTTGAGAGAACAGGCTCCTACCAGGACCTGGTAGTCTGGCAGCAGGCCATGGATCTTGCCGTGGCAGTCTATGGCGCCACGAAGTCCTGGCCCAAGGAGGAACTCTATGGTTTGACCAGCCAGGTACGGCGCTCTGCCAGTTCCATACCGGCGAACACAGCTGAGGGTTATGGCAGAGAGATTCGAGGCTCCTATCAGCAATTTCTCCGTATCGCTCAAGGCTCATTGAAGGAGCTGGAAACTCAAATTCTGATTGCCGAGCGTACCGGCAT
The window above is part of the Mesorhizobium sp. WSM4904 genome. Proteins encoded here:
- a CDS encoding glutamine synthetase family protein, which translates into the protein MPPEKKEVRPSSRGGRARTPAFLKNERGVKNWKEASAWLEWRGIEDIECITPDQAGVARGKMMPSKKFTSNTSLALPSAVFMTTISGGYPEDGNGFHYPEDDGDLKLLPDLSTLTVVPWEEDPTAAVICDLVHQDGRSVEFTPRNVLKRVLAAYDDRGLRPVVAPEIEFYLVRKNPDPDYPLTPPVGRSGRPIGGGAGYSIAGVNEFDELIDDIYHFSERQGLEIDTLIHEEGAGQLEINLRHGNPIELADQVFMFKRTIREAALKHEIYATFMAKPIQGQPGSAMHIHQSVVDKKTGRNIFSAEDGSETDAFFHFIGGMQKHVPNALVMFAPYVNSYRRLTQAASAPVNTKWGYDNRTTAFRVPRSDPAARRVENRIPSSDANPYLALAASLACGLIGMTHKEKASAPVLTTANEDEIDLPRNLLEAVDLFESDKELGAILGKSFAATYAAIKRAEFETFMEVISPWEREYLLLNV
- a CDS encoding four helix bundle protein, whose translation is MVERTGSYQDLVVWQQAMDLAVAVYGATKSWPKEELYGLTSQVRRSASSIPANTAEGYGREIRGSYQQFLRIAQGSLKELETQILIAERTGIATKAAAVSLLEGTESVGKLLRLLIRKLSTD
- a CDS encoding HAD family hydrolase; protein product: MSVPHLTTIGFDADDTLWQNEQFFRMTEQRFVAMLAEHGEAGQVSASLLEAARRNLGLYGFGIKSFTLSMIETAIEVTEGRVPASTIAEILAAGRDMLSHPIEPLPHARETVERLAGAYRLVLITKGDLLDQERKLAQSGMGDLFDAVEIVSDKSADTYARIFNRHGDGPQNSMMVGNSLRSDVVPAIEAGGWGIHVPHELTWAVEHAEAPVAAPRFREIANLGELPGLVEAIAKAG